TTGTCGACTCGCACCGGGGCGGTGCCGGCACCCAACTGGGCGGCGCCGCGCTGGTGCTGGCGAGTGCAGCACTGTCCTGGATGCTGGTCCAGACCCTCTTCACCCTCCGCTACGCCGAGCACTACTATGGCGGCGAGGCAGCGGGCGGGGTCAGCTTCAACCAGGAGGAACCGCCGCAGTACACGGATTTCGCGTACCTGGCCACAAGCATCGGCATGACGTACCAGGTCTCGGACACCAACCTGGAGAACCCGCGGATCCGCAGGGAGGCGCTCAAGCACAGCCTGCTTTCGTACCTTTTCGGCACGGTCATCCTGGCGGCCACGATCAACCTGGTGCTCGGACTCGCGGCCTAGCTAGGCTAGGAACATGAAGCCCAGGGGGATCCTTGTTGCCGCCATGCTGATGCTCGCCATCACTCTCGTCCTGATCGCCATTTCCGGGAGTCAGTCACGCGTTTCGCCCATGGGCGCGGATGCCGCCGTCGGATTCTCCCCATGTTTGGCTCAGCCCGCGCGGGATTCTCCGGCGGGTTGAGGCGACTCGCCGCGCGGACAGCTCAAAGACGGTGAATTACGACGCCGGCCCGGCACCTGTGCGGACCGCCTCAGCTTCCGCTTCGGGCGCGTCAGCAGCAGCGTCAGTCTCCGCATCGGCTGTTTGGGCGGATTCAGCCGGAACCGCAGCTGCGCCGCCGCGCCGGTACCGCCACACTCCGATGCCAACTACCACGGCGGCCAATGCCACCGAGAGCAGAAGGGATTCACGGGTTGCATCCAGGATGAGCATGCCGATGATCAGGGCAACAATGCTGGCAATGGAAATCCACGTCAGGTAAGGGAAAAGCCACATTTTCAGCGGCAGGTCCTTGGCCGCGGTTCCCATGCGGCGGCGGAGGATCAGCTGCGAGGCGGCAATGACCAGCCACACAAACAATGCGATGGCGCCGGAGGTGTTGACCAGGAAGAGGAAAACAGTGTCCGGTGCCACGTAGTTCAGCCCCACGGTAATGAATCCCACCACGGTGGAGGCCAGCACTGCAGCCGCCGGAACGCCGCGCTTGGAGATCTTCATCCATGACTTGGGCGCGTCGCCCCGACGGGACAGCGAGAAGAGCATCCGGCTGGCCGTGTACAGGCCTGAGTTGAGGCAGGAAAGTACGGACGTCAGGACCACAATGTCCATGATGGTGCCCGCCCCGGGAATGCCGAACAGCTCAATGACGGCGACATACGGGCTCTTGGCCACGTTTGCCGAGTTCCACGGAAGCAGCGTGACCACAATGGCGATGGAGCCGATGTAGAAAACCAGAATGCGCCACACAGTGGACTTCACTGCCTTTTTGACGGCGTCCACCGGGTTCTCTGATTCACCGGCGGCGATCGTGGCGATTTCGGCCCCGAAGAAGGAGAACACCACCACCAGAATGCCTGCCAGCACAGCACCGGGCCCGTTGGGCAGGAAACCGCCATTTCCTGTCAGGTTGCTGAGCCCAGGCGCCGGAACGCCCGGAACAAGGCCCAGAATGGCGGCGATGCCGAACAGCAGGAAAAGCACAATGGCAGTCACCTTGATGGAGGCAAACCAGAACTCGAATTCGCCGAAAGACTTAACCGATCCGAGGTTGGTCAGCGTCAGCAGCACCATAAGCAGCAGGGCCCAGACCCACTGGTCGATCCCCGGCACCCAGCGGTGCATGATGGCCGCGCCGGCCGTAGCCTCGATTCCCAGCACAATGATCCAGAACCACGCGTAAAGCCAGCCGATGCTGAATCCCGCCCAGCGCCCCAGCGCCTTGTCCGCATAAGTGGAGAAGGATCCCGTTTCCGGATTGGCGGCCGCCATTTCGCCCAGCATCCGCATCACCAGGATGACCACCAGACCGGCGGCCATATAGGCGATCAGGATCCCCGGGCCCGCCTGCTGGATGGCCGCGCCGGATCCCACAAACAGGCCCGCCCCGATCACACCCGCAATGGCGATCATCGACAAGTGCCGCGGTTTCAGTGATTTTGAGAGCTGCTGGTCAGCGTGCATTGATGCGCCGTCCTTTGGTTGGTTTCCGGGCCCGGAACCGTTCAGCATTGCTGTGCCACGGGCCACATTCGTGTTTCACCCTAGACCGGCCCGGCGCCTGGAAGCCTGTGCAATGACACAGTTTCGCCCACGCCAAACCAGCCACTCTCACAGCCCGAAACACCGGAAGGCAAGAAACGTTTTCCTGTGGGCAATTATGAAACGCGGCGGAAATCTCAGGCCAGAGCTGACCGGCTCCAGCTGAAGAATTATGCGGCCGTGCGGGAGAACGCTCCAGCCCGGTCACTCCTCCTGCCCTGGGCAATTCGCCGGCGTGTTGTGGAAACACGCCCGGTGTCAGCGGAGTAACTGGGCAATAACGTCACACGCCGGTGCGGAAGAACAGCTCAGTCACGCTTGCCAAACGGTAGGGGTCATCGACGCCGCACAGTTCACGGGCCGAGTGCATGGACAGCAGCGGCACTCCCACGTCCACGGTCCGGATTCCCAGCCGGGTGGCAGTCAGCGGGCCGATGGTGGAACCGCACGGCATCACGTTATTGGAGACGAATTCCTGGTACGGAATCTCCGCCTCGGCGCACAGCCGCGCCCAGAGAGCTGCCCCGGTGGCATCGGTGGCGTAGCGCTGGTTGGCGTTGATCTTCAGCAGCGGTCCGCCGTTGAGGACAGGGTGGTTGGCCGGGTCGTGCCGCTCGGAGTAGTTGGGGTGCACAGCGTGGCCGGCGTCCGCGGAAACACAGAACGACGCCGCGAAGGCCTGCCGTCGCTGGCCCTCCGACGCCCCGAGGCCGTCGGAGATGCGCACCAGCACGTCCTCCAGGATGGGACCGCAGGCGCCGGAGCGCGAGGCCGAACCGATTTCCTCGTGGTCGAAGGCCGCCAGGACCGCGATGGGCGTCCCGGCACGTTCGGCCACCGGGACCGGCGCGGCCACCGGGACCGGCGCGGCCACCGGGGCAGGTTCGGCCACCGGGCGGGCAGAATGCGCGATCAGCGCCGCCAGCCCCGAGTGCGTCGCGGACAGGTTGTCCAGCCGCCCGGACGCGAAGAACTCGCCGCTGGCGCCGAAAACCGCAGGCGACTGCGTGTCTGCAATAACGACGTCGTACCCGCCGATCTGCGCGGCGTCCACCGCGGCGCCGCCGGAAACATGCTTCGCCAGAACACCCAGCAGGTCCGCGTCCGCGGCAGTGCCGAGGCCCCACACGGGATTCATGTGCCGCTGCTTGTCCAGCGCCAGGCCGTCGTTCACACCGCGGTCCAGGTGGATGGCCAGCTGCGGGAAACGGAGCATGGGCCCGGTGGCTGTCAGGTGCTGGGTACCGTCCATCATGACCAGCCGGCCGGCCAGCTGCAGTTCGCGGTCCAGCCAGGAGTTGAGCAGCGGGCCGCCGTAAACCTCGACGCCGGCCTGCAGCCAGCCGTGGCTGCCGATGGTCGGTTTGGGCTTGAGCTTGAAGGACGGCGAGTCCGTGTGCGCGCCGAGGATGTTGAAGCCGGTGGTGGGCCCGGCGCCTTCCGGGACAACCCAGGCCATCAGGGCGCCGTCGCGGATCATGTAGAAACTGCCGGCAGCCGCATCCCAGGGCTGCAGCTCATCCAGGCCGGTAAACCCGGCCGCATCCAGCCGCCGCGCGGCCTCGCGGACGGCGTGGAAGCTCGACGGCGACGCGCTGACATATGCGCCGAGGTCCTTGATGTGGTCTGCGGCGTTGGACTGTGAAGGCATGGCTTCGAGTCTAGACCGTGACGTTGAGCCCCGCGGTGTAGCCGCCGGACACCGATCCGGCGATGGTGGCCAGTTGGTAGATCGCGCCGTCGTCGCCGAAGACGTTGTCCGATTTCAGCGTGGTGTTGGGGAAGTTCTGCGCGCTGGCTTCATACCCGGCGGACGCGTAGACCTCCTTGCAGGCGGCGTCCGTGAGCGCGATCTGCGAGACGGCGAGGACCTTACCTGCTGCGGTGGCGCTGCTCATGGACTCGAAGACTTCGAAGTGGATGTGCGGCCAGCGGCCGTTGTAGGCGCCGGGGTAGATGGTGGTGAACGTGACCAGGCCGTTGGCATCCGCCTCCTGGACGCCGCGGAGGTAGTTCTCGTTGTCCAGGCCGGAATCGTACATGGAATACTTGCCGTCGCGGTCGCAGTGCCACGCGTACACGGCGGCGCCGATGAGTGGTTCGCAGCCGTTCGCCCCGGTTCGGGCTGACCCGTCGAGCAAGGTCAAGGTGACCGTCAGCGGGACACCGTCGACCCTGGTGGTGGAGCTGCCGAAACTCGATGTGATGTCCTGCCGCACCACCCCGGACGCCTCCAGGACATTGGGTCCATTAGAGCCGTCGCCCGGATACGGACCCGCCGTTTCCTGCGGGATCTCCACTCCGCACTCCGCAATGGCGCGGGTGAGCGTGGGGGTCGCGGACGCGGACGAAGAAGCGGAGGCGGCGGGCGCCGTCGTTGTGGCGGCCGCCGTCGAACCGTCAGTTGCGGTGGTCGGGCCGCCTGGCGTGCAGGCCGCCAAAGCGGCGGCAGCCGCGCCGGCCCCGAAGAACAAACCGAGGGAGCGGCGGCTCATAAGGGTTGAGAGATCGAATTCCAGGCCGCGGTCGTGGTTGGGATGCGGTTCGTGCGGGGCTGATGCTCTTTCGGGGGCTGCGATGATTTCGTCATGAGCCCATCCAACGCCCGCCGGCTATGCCGCGCATAGGGCATTCCTGTGCGGGCGCTGTGCATTTTTACCTCACCGACCGGGGGCTCGGCAGGCTCACCGCACGGGCCGCGAGCCACCGGCCGTCAGTAGTCCGGGTTGCTCGGCACCACCAGGCCGGTCTCGTACGCGTACACCACGGCCTGGACCCGGTCCCGCAGGTGGAGTTTGGTCAGGATCCGGCGCACGTGCGTCTTAACCGTGGCCTCGGACAGGAAGTATCTGTGCGCGATCTCGGCGTTGGAGAGCCCCTCCGCCATGGCCTCGAGCATCTCGGTTTCGCGGGGCGTGAGATCTTCCAGCAGGGGGTCACGGTGCGCCGGGGCGCCCTGGGACGCTAAGGGTCCCGGCTTCTGGCCGCGAACATAGGTCTCCAGCAGCCGCTGCGTAACGCGGGGCGCCACCACGGCGTCGCCGCTGGCCACCACACGCACGGCGTGAATCAACTCCGAGGGGGCAACATCCTTAAGCAGAAAGGCCGAGGCGCCGGCCTGGAGGCCCGTGAAGGCGTACTCGTCCAGGTCGAAAGTGGTCAGGATGATCACACGGGCACAGGATCCGGAGGCGGTGATGGCCCGCGTTGCTTCGATTCCGTCAAGAACCGGCATCCGGACGTCCATCAGCACCACATCGGGGTCGAGCTCACGGACCCGGCGGACAGCCTCGGCGCCGTCGGATGCCTCGCCCACGATCCGGAAATCGTCCTCGCCCTCAAGAATCACGTACACGCCAGCCGCCGTTGTTGGTCCGCCCGGCATCCACGGTACCCGCGTAGATCCGGGCCCGCTCCTTCATCCCTAACAGGCCCTGGCCGGAGCCAGGACCGGAGCCCGGACCGGAGCCCGGCGTGCCGGCGTCAACGGTGCCTTTGCCGTCGTCGAGCACTTCAATGGTGACGGTGGATTCATCCCGGACAATACCCACGTCCACCCGGCCCAGCGCGCGGCCATAGCGCAGCACATTGGTGAGCGATTCCTGGACGATCCGGTAAACGGTCAGTTGGAAAGCGGCATCCTCCGGCAGCGCAGGTCCGGTATGCGAATAGTGCAGCGGCAGTCCGGCGGTCCGGAAGCCCTCCAGGAGTTTGGCCAGGTTGTCGCCCGCAGCCAGCGGCTCCCGCGGAGCCTGGCCGCCTCCTTCAT
This genomic interval from Micrococcaceae bacterium Sec5.7 contains the following:
- a CDS encoding M18 family aminopeptidase, whose protein sequence is MPSQSNAADHIKDLGAYVSASPSSFHAVREAARRLDAAGFTGLDELQPWDAAAGSFYMIRDGALMAWVVPEGAGPTTGFNILGAHTDSPSFKLKPKPTIGSHGWLQAGVEVYGGPLLNSWLDRELQLAGRLVMMDGTQHLTATGPMLRFPQLAIHLDRGVNDGLALDKQRHMNPVWGLGTAADADLLGVLAKHVSGGAAVDAAQIGGYDVVIADTQSPAVFGASGEFFASGRLDNLSATHSGLAALIAHSARPVAEPAPVAAPVPVAAPVPVAERAGTPIAVLAAFDHEEIGSASRSGACGPILEDVLVRISDGLGASEGQRRQAFAASFCVSADAGHAVHPNYSERHDPANHPVLNGGPLLKINANQRYATDATGAALWARLCAEAEIPYQEFVSNNVMPCGSTIGPLTATRLGIRTVDVGVPLLSMHSARELCGVDDPYRLASVTELFFRTGV
- a CDS encoding amino acid permease, yielding MHADQQLSKSLKPRHLSMIAIAGVIGAGLFVGSGAAIQQAGPGILIAYMAAGLVVILVMRMLGEMAAANPETGSFSTYADKALGRWAGFSIGWLYAWFWIIVLGIEATAGAAIMHRWVPGIDQWVWALLLMVLLTLTNLGSVKSFGEFEFWFASIKVTAIVLFLLFGIAAILGLVPGVPAPGLSNLTGNGGFLPNGPGAVLAGILVVVFSFFGAEIATIAAGESENPVDAVKKAVKSTVWRILVFYIGSIAIVVTLLPWNSANVAKSPYVAVIELFGIPGAGTIMDIVVLTSVLSCLNSGLYTASRMLFSLSRRGDAPKSWMKISKRGVPAAAVLASTVVGFITVGLNYVAPDTVFLFLVNTSGAIALFVWLVIAASQLILRRRMGTAAKDLPLKMWLFPYLTWISIASIVALIIGMLILDATRESLLLSVALAAVVVGIGVWRYRRGGAAAVPAESAQTADAETDAAADAPEAEAEAVRTGAGPAS
- a CDS encoding intradiol ring-cleavage dioxygenase; the encoded protein is MSRRSLGLFFGAGAAAAALAACTPGGPTTATDGSTAAATTTAPAASASSSASATPTLTRAIAECGVEIPQETAGPYPGDGSNGPNVLEASGVVRQDITSSFGSSTTRVDGVPLTVTLTLLDGSARTGANGCEPLIGAAVYAWHCDRDGKYSMYDSGLDNENYLRGVQEADANGLVTFTTIYPGAYNGRWPHIHFEVFESMSSATAAGKVLAVSQIALTDAACKEVYASAGYEASAQNFPNTTLKSDNVFGDDGAIYQLATIAGSVSGGYTAGLNVTV
- a CDS encoding response regulator transcription factor → MYVILEGEDDFRIVGEASDGAEAVRRVRELDPDVVLMDVRMPVLDGIEATRAITASGSCARVIILTTFDLDEYAFTGLQAGASAFLLKDVAPSELIHAVRVVASGDAVVAPRVTQRLLETYVRGQKPGPLASQGAPAHRDPLLEDLTPRETEMLEAMAEGLSNAEIAHRYFLSEATVKTHVRRILTKLHLRDRVQAVVYAYETGLVVPSNPDY
- a CDS encoding DUF1345 domain-containing protein, giving the protein MRPPTSKPPRVRRSRLRFVAMILAGLSAALVAGASGHWLEAPTAAWAAAALVYVLWVWLVIGRLDPHQTKSHATTEDPSRGTADLLVLIANIASLGAVAVVVVDSHRGGAGTQLGGAALVLASAALSWMLVQTLFTLRYAEHYYGGEAAGGVSFNQEEPPQYTDFAYLATSIGMTYQVSDTNLENPRIRREALKHSLLSYLFGTVILAATINLVLGLAA